One Helicoverpa zea isolate HzStark_Cry1AcR chromosome 20, ilHelZeax1.1, whole genome shotgun sequence genomic region harbors:
- the LOC124640069 gene encoding zinc finger protein 84-like isoform X2: MNKQPEQVFIVNAAPTQPSSSPPKLMGVEVSDTSQVNLENVEDFSHVCRICATITEFVIPIFSGEGLQNNLADKIHKHLPIKVCSTDALPVVVCYQCASTLLAWHELVQCCVQADAALRARLDAIQQKSTVQIINDTPSTEDDALSKLFYKNVNNALIEFGIDVEQGEPDVEFVCQKCSEKPALSTARSLARHVRHEHSIDVHADNVHAFITNYVTFEQVLADDSDRETHSDTQDKSAVQLAQLICPFCGSVLSSATRLVHHLNRHVPVCLAAGADCCGHSYTRPRALAQHLQDAHVRADLPAAPPCCSCGYSAADADQLKQHYQTVHGDHNTKQKKIESPNNQKYIPAVCPECNKTFSNKYNMFAHLRSHSAPNTRHACPSCPRSYSRRGALAQHVRVAHEGRLPHVCATCGDAFPSRAQRDVHARLHSGSAPYACTRCGKAFRAKNTLARHMEMHLGIRRYKCEICFKAFRKKSHLDYHITTHMK; this comes from the exons atgaataaacaaCCGGAGCAGGTATTTATTGTAAATGCTGCCCCGACTCAACCCTCAAGTTCTCCACCGAAACTGATGGGAGTGGAAGTGTCGGACACCTCACAGGTGAACCTTGAGA ATGTGGAGGACTTTTCGCACGTATGTCGGATATGCGCCACTATCACAGAGTTTGTCATACCCATATTCTCCGGGGAGGGGCTGCAAAACAACCTAGCTGATAAAATTCATAAGCACTTACCAATAAAG GTATGCTCGACGGACGCCCTGCCGGTGGTGGTGTGCTACCAGTGCGCGAGCACGCTGCTGGCATGGCACGAGCTGGTGCAGTGCTGCGTGCAGGCCGACGCGGCGCTGCGGGCGCGTCTCGACGCCATACAACAG aaatcgACAGTTCAGATTATAAACGACACCCCCAGTACAGAAGACGACGCACTAAGCAA GTTGTTTTACAAAAACGTGAACAATGCGCTCATTGAGTTTGGTATCGATGTGGAGCAAGGTGAGCCGGACGTGGAGTTTGTCTGTCAGAAGTGCTCGGAGAAGCCGGCGCTGAGCACCGCGCGCAGCCTCGCCCGGCACGTGAGGCACGAGCACAGCATCGACGTACATGCGGACAATGTCCACGCGTTCATCACTAATTACGTGACGTTCGAGCAAGTGCTGGCGGACGACTCGGACAGGGAGACGCACTCGGACACTCAGGACAAGTCGGCGGTGCAGCTCGCGCAGCTGATCTGTCCGTTTTGCGGCAGCGTGCTGTCGTCGGCGACGCGGCTGGTGCACCACCTCAACCGACACGTGCCCGTGTGCCTGGCGGCCGGCGCGGACTGCTGCGGACACAGCTACACGCGGCCGCGCGCGCTCGCGCAGCACCTGCAGGACGCGCACGTGCGCGCCGACctgcccgccgcgccgccctgcTGCAGCTGCGGCTACAGCGCCGCCGACGCCGACCAGCTCAAGCAGCACTACCAGACCGTGCACGGCGACCACAACACCAAGCAGAAGAAAATAGAAAGCCCCAACAACCAGAAGTACATCCCGGCCGTGTGCCCCGAGTGCAACAAGACCTTCTCCAACAAGTACAACATGTTCGCGCACCTGCGCTCGCACTCCGCGCCCAACACCCGGCATGCGTGCCCGAGCTGCCCGCGCTCCTACTCCCGGCGCGGCGCGCTGGCGCAGCACGTGCGCGTGGCGCACGAGGGCCGCCTGCCGCACGTGTGCGCGACGTGCGGCGACGCCTTCCCGAGCCGCGCGCAGCGCGACGTGCACGCGCGCCTGCACTCCGGCAGCGCGCCCTACGCCTGCACGCGCTGCGGCAAGGCCTTCCGCGCCAAGAACACGCTCGCCCGACACATGGAGATGCACCTGGGCATCAGGAGATATAAGTGCGAGATCTGCTTCAAGGCGTTCCGGAAGAAGAGTCACCTGGACTACCACATCACGACGCACATGAAGTAA